One genomic region from Croceicoccus sp. YJ47 encodes:
- a CDS encoding NAD(P)H-hydrate dehydratase — MHNVGAQVLSVAQMRSAEERLIAGGSDVDTLMQRAGRGAAHLIRRMAPGAAITVLCGPGNNGGDGYVIARALLEWGHRVAVVAAMEPGGDAARRAAAACDAPRLEPDAAKGDVLVDCLFGSGLNRRLSDELQDMLIGLASRHDRLVAVDLPSGIGADDGALLADELPRYDLCIALGAWKRAHYLMPAMAHWGMVRLIDIGVERADGRALLVEKPRLSAPAMDAHKYRRGLIAVVGGQMPGAGMLAARAAGLAGAGYVKLLSQRRIVDAPADLVTMKAPGDVSLGREIGDERVAALLIGPGLGRDADARERLGQVLSADRPTVLDADALVMLRLAMMTRRASPLIVTPHEGELSGLEDLFGLAGEGSKPERALALAAEMDALVIAKGPDTVIATPQGRLAFAPSATSWLSVAGSGDVLAGIVAARLGVTGQAWDAAMQAVWLHGEAARHAGPAFTAAMLAQSVQDAVAAAL; from the coding sequence ATGCACAATGTGGGCGCGCAGGTGCTGAGCGTTGCGCAGATGCGCAGCGCGGAGGAACGGCTGATTGCGGGCGGCAGCGATGTCGACACCTTGATGCAGCGGGCCGGGCGCGGTGCGGCGCATCTCATCCGGCGGATGGCGCCGGGGGCGGCGATCACGGTGCTGTGCGGGCCGGGCAACAATGGCGGCGATGGCTATGTCATCGCGCGCGCGCTCCTTGAATGGGGGCACCGGGTCGCGGTCGTGGCGGCGATGGAGCCGGGCGGCGATGCGGCCCGCCGTGCGGCGGCGGCGTGCGATGCGCCGCGCCTCGAACCCGATGCTGCGAAGGGCGACGTGCTGGTCGATTGCCTGTTCGGGAGCGGGCTCAATCGCCGTCTGTCCGACGAGCTTCAGGATATGCTGATCGGTCTGGCTTCGCGGCACGACCGGCTTGTCGCTGTGGATTTGCCGAGCGGGATCGGCGCCGATGACGGGGCGCTGCTCGCCGATGAATTGCCTCGCTATGATCTGTGCATCGCGCTGGGGGCGTGGAAACGGGCGCATTATCTGATGCCGGCAATGGCGCATTGGGGCATGGTCCGCCTGATCGATATCGGGGTGGAGCGGGCCGATGGCCGGGCCTTGCTGGTGGAAAAACCGCGGCTGTCGGCGCCTGCGATGGATGCGCACAAATATCGGCGCGGGCTGATCGCTGTCGTGGGTGGGCAGATGCCCGGCGCAGGGATGCTGGCCGCGCGGGCCGCGGGGCTGGCCGGGGCGGGCTATGTCAAACTGCTCTCGCAGCGCCGCATCGTCGATGCGCCCGCCGATCTCGTCACGATGAAGGCGCCGGGCGATGTTTCGCTCGGGCGGGAGATCGGCGACGAACGCGTGGCCGCGCTGCTCATCGGGCCGGGTCTGGGCCGCGATGCCGATGCGCGCGAACGTTTGGGTCAGGTGCTGTCCGCCGACCGGCCGACGGTCCTCGACGCCGATGCTCTGGTCATGCTGCGGCTAGCGATGATGACGCGCCGGGCTTCGCCGCTGATCGTGACACCGCACGAAGGCGAGCTTTCCGGGCTCGAAGACCTGTTCGGATTGGCGGGTGAGGGGTCGAAGCCCGAACGCGCCCTCGCGCTCGCTGCCGAGATGGATGCGCTCGTCATTGCAAAGGGGCCGGATACGGTCATCGCCACGCCGCAGGGGCGGCTCGCCTTTGCGCCGTCGGCGACAAGCTGGCTGTCGGTGGCGGGCAGCGGTGACGTGTTGGCGGGGATCGTGGCCGCCCGGCTCGGCGTGACGGGACAGGCGTGGGACGCCGCGATGCAGGCCGTCTGGCTCCACGGGGAAGCTGCGCGCCATGCGGGGCCGGCATTCACCGCCGCCATGCTCGCGCAATCAGTGCAAGACGCGGTGGCCGCCGCGCTGTAA